One genomic window of Salvia miltiorrhiza cultivar Shanhuang (shh) chromosome 4, IMPLAD_Smil_shh, whole genome shotgun sequence includes the following:
- the LOC131020564 gene encoding dnaJ protein P58IPK homolog A-like isoform X2, with amino-acid sequence MIMQAMVKLGRGDDAVTSCTEALEIDGDLVEALVQRGEAKLLVEDWEGAVADLRSAAEKSPRILGYEDKRTRYDSGEDIDGMGMNKGGGGFNLFGGGGQQFTFHFQGGYPGGFGGF; translated from the exons ATGATAATGCAAGCAATG GTGAAACTTGGTAGGGGAGACGATGCTGTGACAAGTTGCACAGAAGCACTTGAAATTGATGGAGATTTAGTTGAAGCACTAGTCCAG AGAGGTGAGGCGAAGCTTTTAGTTGAAGATTGGGAAGGAGCTGTGGCTGACCTAAGATCAGCAGCAGAGAAGTCACCTCGG ATTTTGGGGTATGAGGATAAGCGCACAAGATATGACAGTGGTGAAGATATTGATGGCATGGGGATGAATAAAGGTGGTGGAGGCTTTAATCTTTTTGGAGGAGGGGGGCAACAATTTACCTTCCACTTCCAAGGAGGTTATCCTGGTGGATTTGGAGGTTTTTAA
- the LOC131020564 gene encoding dnaJ protein P58IPK homolog isoform X1, producing the protein MIMQAMVQVKLGRGDDAVTSCTEALEIDGDLVEALVQRGEAKLLVEDWEGAVADLRSAAEKSPRILGYEDKRTRYDSGEDIDGMGMNKGGGGFNLFGGGGQQFTFHFQGGYPGGFGGF; encoded by the exons ATGATAATGCAAGCAATG GTTCAGGTGAAACTTGGTAGGGGAGACGATGCTGTGACAAGTTGCACAGAAGCACTTGAAATTGATGGAGATTTAGTTGAAGCACTAGTCCAG AGAGGTGAGGCGAAGCTTTTAGTTGAAGATTGGGAAGGAGCTGTGGCTGACCTAAGATCAGCAGCAGAGAAGTCACCTCGG ATTTTGGGGTATGAGGATAAGCGCACAAGATATGACAGTGGTGAAGATATTGATGGCATGGGGATGAATAAAGGTGGTGGAGGCTTTAATCTTTTTGGAGGAGGGGGGCAACAATTTACCTTCCACTTCCAAGGAGGTTATCCTGGTGGATTTGGAGGTTTTTAA
- the LOC131020558 gene encoding mitochondrial succinate-fumarate transporter 1 → MAEQTEKQAQSTPPYMKAVSGSFGGVVEASCLQPIDVIKTRLQLDRTGSYKGIANCGTTIIRNEGVRALWKGLTPFSTHLTLKYALRMGSNAYLQSAFKDSQTGELSHHGRLFSGFGAGVLEALAIVTPFEVVKIRLQQQRGLSPELFKYKGPVHCARMIVREEGLFGLWAGAAPTVMRNGTNQAAMFSAKNAFDGLLWSKHEGDGKVLLPWQSMISGFLAGTAGPVCTGPFDVVKTRLMAQSKSSGLKYRGMFHAITTIYAEEGILALWKGLLPRLMRIPPGQAIMWAVADQITGLYERRYLHNASL, encoded by the exons ATGGCGGAGCAAACGGAGAAGCAGGCGCAATCCACCCCGCCGTACATGAAGGCGGTGTCCGGATCATTCGGCGGCGTAGTCGAGGCCTCGTGCCTGCAGCCAATCGACGTCATCAAAACCCGGCTCCAGCTGGACCGGACCGGCTCGTACAAGGGGATTGCCAACTGCGGCACCACCATCATCCGAAACGAAGGCGTCCGCGCATTGTGGAAGGGATTAACTCCCTTCTCTACGCATTTGACGCTCAAATACGCGCTGCGGATGGGGTCGAATGCGTACCTGCAGTCGGCGTTCAAGGACTCGCAGACAGGGGAGCTCAGCCACCATGGGAGATTGTTCTCCGGATTCGGTGCGGGAGTGCTCGAAGCTCTCGCTATCGTCACTCCGTTTGAG GTGGTGAAAATCAGACTGCAGCAGCAGAGAGGATTGAGTCCTGAGCTTTTCAAGTACAAGGGACCTGTACATTGTGCTCGTATGATTGTCCGGGAAGAAGGCTTGTTTGGTCTGTGGGCTGGAGCTGCCCCAACCGTGATGCGTAATGGAACAAACCAGGCTGCTATGTTTAGTGCTAAAAATGCATTTGACGGGTTATTGTGGAGCAAACACGAAGGTGATGGCAAAGTTCTTCTGCCTTGGCAGTCTATGATATCGGGATttctggctggaactgctggtCCAGTATGCACCGGTCCCTTTGATGTCGTGAAAACAAGGCTCATGGCTCAGAGCAAATCAAGTGGGCTGAAATACAGAGGTATGTTTCATGCTATCACAACAATATATGCTGAGGAAGGAATTCTTGCATTGTGGAAAGGGCTATTGCCTCGGTTGATGAGGATCCCGCCTGGGCAGGCCATCATGTGGGCTGTGGCTGATCAGATAACTGGATTGTACGAGAGGAGATACCTACATAATGCATCCTTATAG
- the LOC131020564 gene encoding dnaJ protein P58IPK homolog A-like isoform X3, translating to MIMQAMVQVKLGRGDDAVTSCTEALEIDGDLVEALVQRGEAKLLVEDWEGAVADLRSAAEKSPRALLDSKGLGYVTFSEVLLLRKVLFDQHFQLPSIDFHLIEKA from the exons ATGATAATGCAAGCAATG GTTCAGGTGAAACTTGGTAGGGGAGACGATGCTGTGACAAGTTGCACAGAAGCACTTGAAATTGATGGAGATTTAGTTGAAGCACTAGTCCAG AGAGGTGAGGCGAAGCTTTTAGTTGAAGATTGGGAAGGAGCTGTGGCTGACCTAAGATCAGCAGCAGAGAAGTCACCTCGG gCGCTGCTCGATTCCAAGGGCTTAGGCTATGTCACGTTTTCAGAAGTTTTACTTCTCCGGAAAGTTTTGTTTGATCAACACTTCCAACTTCCAAGTATTGATTTCCATTTGATCGAAAAAGCATAG